A genomic stretch from Solanum stenotomum isolate F172 chromosome 8, ASM1918654v1, whole genome shotgun sequence includes:
- the LOC125872675 gene encoding TMV resistance protein N-like — MASQIQSAQKWKFDVFFNFRQQDLDKSFVADLHKRLNDIGINVFKPDVNSEWGEQISTEILEAIEESRIAVTIFSKDYTSSPRCLEELTKIMECVDNKGQEFFFVFYKVKPSDGLSPLGTFEEDIKGFDLEKVQRWKDALRKAADMAGLKDYFSGAELSH; from the exons ATGGCTTCCCAAATTCAATCTGCCCAAAAATGGAAATTTGatgtattctttaattttagacAGCAGGACTTGGACAAAAGCTTTGTTGCTGATCTTCACAAACGTCTGAACGACATAGGAATCAACGTATTCAAACCTGATGTCAACTCTGAATGGGGAGAACAAATTTCAACAGAAATCTTAGAAGCCATCGAGGAATCAAGGATTGCCGTTACCATCTTTTCCAAGGACTATACTTCCTCCCCACGGTGCTTGGAAGAACTCACTAAGATCATGGAGTGCGTTGACAACAAGGGACAGGAATTTTTCTTTGTCTTCTATAAAGTTAAGCCATCAGATGGCTTAAGTCCATTAGGGACTTTTGAGGAAGATATcaagggttttgatttggagAAGGTGCAGAGGTGGAAGGACGCTCTCCGTAAAGCGGCTGACATGGCAGgattaaaagattatttttctGGAGCTGAATTATCCCATTG A